In Winkia neuii, a genomic segment contains:
- a CDS encoding transglycosylase domain-containing protein yields the protein MSKSSGSSRLAALTTGARPVSTKQYRHLLVFMAAMVALCAIFLAGLSIPAIGMAGMATTQGTKAFSQMPGEFEALPPSQQSIIEASDGTELARFYAEDRIVVPLEKMSPWIQKAAVAIEDRRFFDHGGIDVMGMSRALVNNFLGGDTEGASTLTQQYVKNTLIETALQKNDPLARAKAEEHSVSRKLREAKYAITLEKKMPKKKILEGYLNIAPFGPNVYGSEAASRHYFSKAGKDLTIGEAALLAGITQNPIGFNPLQHPEKAQDRRNQVLFTMLETKAINNEQYQKAKAQNVKDMLKPSNTPQGCGAAGNAAHFCAYVVHEIYQNNAFGKDIAERRNLLMRGGLRIRTTLDKRMQDAAAKAATDAVPVNDPSDARIALTSVRPGTGEILAMAQNTNFGSNTQKDPSATEQVFAADEAHGGGAGYQTGSSFKPMTLAAWYEAGYSPYAVVGGRTSYSASDWNIGDCDAAADGWEVHNNENTSPRATTVVQGTQRSLNTTYAGMASRLDLCNIKDVAKRVHAVPGDGSNPTFRPSDILGSGSVPPLNMANAFATFVNKGEYCKPIAISAVTTSAGKKLKVPQKSCKKALEKGPAEQTTWTLERTYNSYGSMGYASIGRPAIAKTGTTTGPSDAWIVGSTPDVSTSVWIGHAQGIAPLADVVVGGRYYDIMYGSTLPANTWQNYMRAAHEGIPVRGFDYNDIGTGVPQRQVEQPQRQQQQEAPAPQKSEPKKEEPAPKQSEEPSTTVTETTIIEER from the coding sequence CGGGATGGCCGGCATGGCTACCACGCAGGGCACCAAGGCCTTCTCGCAGATGCCGGGCGAATTTGAGGCACTGCCGCCATCGCAGCAGTCCATCATTGAAGCCTCCGATGGCACGGAGCTGGCCCGCTTCTACGCAGAAGACCGCATTGTCGTACCGCTAGAGAAGATGTCGCCCTGGATCCAGAAGGCGGCCGTGGCCATTGAGGACCGCCGTTTCTTTGACCACGGGGGCATTGACGTGATGGGCATGTCGCGCGCCCTCGTCAATAACTTCTTAGGCGGCGACACCGAGGGCGCATCCACCCTCACCCAGCAGTACGTGAAGAACACGCTGATCGAAACGGCACTGCAGAAGAACGACCCCCTGGCCAGGGCGAAGGCAGAAGAGCACTCGGTCTCGCGCAAGCTGCGCGAAGCTAAGTATGCGATCACGCTTGAAAAGAAGATGCCTAAGAAGAAGATTCTGGAAGGCTACCTGAACATTGCTCCGTTCGGCCCGAACGTCTACGGTTCCGAGGCGGCTTCCCGCCACTACTTCTCTAAGGCCGGCAAGGACCTGACTATTGGCGAGGCCGCCCTGCTAGCCGGCATCACCCAGAACCCGATCGGGTTCAACCCACTGCAGCACCCCGAGAAGGCGCAGGATAGGCGCAACCAGGTGCTCTTTACCATGCTCGAAACCAAGGCCATCAACAACGAGCAGTACCAGAAGGCCAAGGCTCAGAACGTGAAGGACATGCTAAAGCCGTCCAACACCCCGCAGGGCTGCGGGGCTGCCGGTAATGCGGCCCACTTCTGCGCCTACGTGGTCCACGAGATCTACCAGAACAATGCTTTCGGCAAGGACATTGCCGAACGACGCAACCTACTAATGCGTGGCGGCCTGCGCATCCGCACCACTTTGGACAAGCGCATGCAGGATGCTGCAGCTAAGGCTGCTACCGATGCGGTACCGGTCAATGACCCATCTGACGCCCGCATCGCCCTCACTTCGGTACGGCCGGGAACTGGCGAAATCCTGGCGATGGCCCAGAACACCAACTTCGGGTCCAACACTCAGAAGGATCCATCGGCTACCGAACAGGTTTTTGCTGCCGACGAAGCGCATGGTGGTGGGGCTGGCTACCAGACCGGTTCATCTTTCAAGCCCATGACTTTGGCCGCCTGGTACGAAGCCGGCTATTCCCCGTACGCGGTAGTGGGCGGACGAACCAGCTATTCGGCCTCGGATTGGAACATTGGCGACTGTGACGCAGCAGCAGACGGCTGGGAAGTACACAACAACGAAAACACTTCCCCCAGGGCCACCACGGTTGTGCAGGGCACACAGCGGTCACTCAACACAACCTACGCGGGCATGGCTTCCAGGCTTGACCTTTGCAACATCAAGGATGTGGCAAAGCGGGTTCATGCCGTACCGGGCGATGGGTCGAATCCGACCTTCCGCCCCTCCGACATTTTGGGCTCGGGATCGGTGCCGCCACTGAACATGGCAAACGCGTTCGCTACCTTTGTGAACAAGGGGGAATACTGCAAACCGATCGCCATTAGCGCGGTTACCACTTCGGCAGGAAAGAAGCTGAAGGTGCCGCAGAAATCTTGCAAGAAGGCACTCGAGAAGGGCCCGGCGGAACAGACCACCTGGACTCTGGAGCGCACTTACAACTCCTACGGGTCAATGGGATACGCTTCGATCGGCCGGCCGGCAATAGCAAAGACCGGTACTACCACCGGCCCGTCGGACGCGTGGATCGTGGGTTCTACCCCTGACGTGTCTACCTCTGTGTGGATTGGTCACGCCCAGGGCATTGCCCCGCTTGCGGACGTGGTTGTGGGCGGACGCTACTACGACATAATGTACGGTTCGACCCTGCCGGCTAACACCTGGCAGAACTATATGAGGGCGGCCCACGAGGGCATTCCTGTCCGCGGCTTTGACTACAACGACATTGGTACAGGTGTGCCGCAACGGCAGGTTGAACAGCCGCAGCGGCAGCAGCAGCAGGAGGCTCCGGCCCCGCAAAAATCCGAGCCGAAGAAGGAAGAACCGGCCCCCAAACAGTCGGAAGAGCCTTCTACCACGGTCACCGAAACAACCATTATTGAGGAACGTTGA
- a CDS encoding metallophosphoesterase, whose translation MIRKLVAGFGLACLAGLVWGSIERRCPTVTGVSIKGRAGAPRLRVLQVADAHLWPSQRWEVDFIASAADIPYSLCVNTGDNFSDGGAMGVLRKAFGPLLSGPGVFTFGSNDYFGPHFKNPFRYFFGTSTNDDRPDIPDLPHQQLADFFTQGGWADVRNRSVDLQVESLPSRNRASEQVTVSVMGVDDPHIGRDKLPQPPSGWDDAVLRIGVAHAPYRRVLDAFTEAGADLIICGHTHGGQVRLPFIGALVNNSDIPLRYASGLHDWYFAGRRAKLFVSKGMGTSKTAPLRFWCRPEIAFIDIVPDA comes from the coding sequence TTGATCCGCAAGCTAGTAGCGGGGTTCGGCTTGGCCTGCCTGGCCGGCCTGGTATGGGGAAGCATTGAAAGACGCTGCCCTACCGTCACTGGCGTCTCTATCAAGGGGCGGGCCGGCGCACCCAGATTGCGGGTGCTGCAGGTTGCCGACGCCCACCTGTGGCCGTCACAGAGGTGGGAGGTCGACTTCATCGCCTCAGCAGCAGATATCCCATATTCGCTGTGCGTAAACACGGGGGACAATTTTTCTGATGGGGGCGCTATGGGCGTTCTTCGTAAAGCTTTTGGTCCGCTACTTAGCGGGCCTGGCGTTTTCACTTTCGGGTCCAACGACTATTTTGGCCCGCATTTCAAGAATCCGTTCCGATACTTCTTCGGCACTTCCACCAATGATGACCGACCGGACATACCCGACTTGCCACACCAGCAGCTCGCTGACTTCTTCACTCAGGGCGGTTGGGCTGACGTGCGTAACAGGTCCGTAGATTTGCAGGTCGAGTCGCTGCCTTCCCGCAACCGCGCCAGTGAGCAGGTGACAGTTTCGGTGATGGGAGTGGATGATCCTCATATTGGCCGGGACAAGCTGCCCCAGCCGCCCTCGGGGTGGGATGACGCGGTCTTACGCATCGGCGTGGCGCACGCTCCGTACCGGCGGGTGTTGGATGCCTTTACCGAGGCCGGTGCGGATCTGATCATCTGCGGGCACACCCACGGCGGGCAGGTGCGCCTGCCGTTTATTGGGGCGCTAGTAAATAATTCGGATATTCCGTTGCGCTACGCTAGCGGGCTGCACGATTGGTATTTTGCGGGTCGCAGGGCCAAACTTTTTGTGTCTAAGGGGATGGGTACCTCTAAGACCGCGCCGCTACGTTTTTGGTGTCGCCCCGAAATTGCCTTTATAGACATAGTGCCGGACGCCTAG